The genomic region GAGCTCAAATTTATATAGGAGGTTTCCTGTGTAAATCAAATGGAAAGATTCTGTCCTCAGGGTTCAGTGGTAAAGCAGATTGTGACGCACTGGCTTTAATGTTGTCCCACTGAAGATCGTGTCACCTTCTGATGTTCAGCCACTGGATAATGCCAAGGACTGTGGTGGTGAGAATTTTCTCCTCTGAGTGTTTCAGAGCTGTGGCTACAGGGCCTGgactaaaaactgcctattcccAGGGCTGTGGAGTTCAGGGGCCCGGGCTTTCTCTCTCCAGGTCTGAAGGGAGGTGACGGTCCATGTAGGAGTAGTGGTTTGATTTCCTGTCTCTCAGTATACCCTGTTGCTTCAGGTAGATAAACCAgtcttcctctgggcctcagtttcctaatctggaaaaggagtgggttagactaaatgacctaaGATTTATTCCAGTTCTAAACTTGTGATAACTATGTAGACTATAATGATTCCAATTCTGTAGAGTAGAGATCTTCCAGAAATCTGGCTTCTCTGAAgccaagttccttgagggcagagactgtttatttttgtaaatttaagTTCATGGAACTAGGGCTAGAAGGAATCCCAAGAGCCATCTaggccaatcccttcatttcacagatgagaaactgatgcccaggaaGGTAAGTGAGTTGCTGAAGATCAGACAGGTAGGTGGTGGCAGAAGGGAATATTCCCCAGCAGAGTGCCTTGCCCATagtatgtgctttataaatattgtattGAATTATGGTACTTGGAGCAGTGACCTGCCTGAGAACCAAGGGTTTTTGCTTTAGCAGTCTCAGCAAGGCTTAAGAATCCAAAGGGTCCAGAAGACTTGAATTGGTAAAAACTCAGCAGAATTTGACAAGGGTTGTTTACCAAGCTTTATCAGAGACCCCTTGGGACTCCTTTAAAAACCATATGTACATATCCTCAGTTCAGTTAAATCCTCTGAGCTTTGGGGATGTACCTAGAATTGGAAATTAGGCATTAGGTTAAAGGTTAATTAATTGTGCCTCTCATCTTTTCTGGAAAAAATGCATCTATGTAACAAACAATAAGCTACGGTCAAAGCACAAAATGATGGAGTAGCTTATGCTGCTTAGCTGTGGCTGTCTGCAGCCCTGAATAAATGTAATTTGCCCCCACATTTGGGGAGTGCTGTAGTTTTAACAAAGAACATGGAAATTCTTCTTTAAAGGAGCTGAGGAAGATGGGAAGGCATATCCTCACCAAAATATGCCACTGCATTGATTCCCTAAAGGCTACTGGTGATAACCACTGGTTTGGTCACTAAGGGcgagcaaagtggaactttttgctgttttttcttttggagttgtagttcttctcagcactaaggcagtcaagtgcctttgattgaatcaagagtctttgacctgcttaagtcacaaggaagcctaagtcacatgagtttgagtcacatggttgtgatgccctctagtgtgtatgtgtatatatatatatatacacttggaggttagtgttttgctttggggctcattcattggaagaatgttcatgtgatgtagccagatgagacttgaggtagccgttaaggaacctctggctttgaaaaccaagatgttggtgtttctctctctggtaactatgtatgtatgtaatggtcAGACAtctggaagccctgtctgttcatttgtgttattttctctgcttgtattttctctgacgttcagggtgcCGACTTTTCCCTTGAACTGTGTGAAtgatacacattcatacatatgtacatatgtatatacgtttgattaaaataagattgttgaccccttttgagttgctttcctttagaaaagcagatcaaagaacctgtgctcgcagccctcctgtgtgctggtgttattggcctctcacctccacagcagctgcaagctgTGTTGTTACAGTCACGTGGCTGTCACTTTCAATCTGGTTTTGTTTCCTCTACAGGTGTCTGGTCTCAGAACACCACAGCTTCAGTGCATGGCATTATATTTGGGGTTGAAGTACCTTTCCCTATCCCTCAGCCTGATGGATGTAAGTGTGGCATTAACTGTCCCATTGAAAAAGGCAAGACCTATAACTACTTGAACAAGTTTCCAGTGAAGAGCGAATACCCAAATGTAAGTGACATTCCTGTCTCAGGCCTTAGGGATCGATCCTGTTAAGGCAGTGGGTGGGTttcttatgtatatgtatagtaatGCTGTAGCAAGACCCTGAAGAAAGAAGAACTTTTTTGATActtaatgatggtggtgatgggtgTAAGTTAGTCCTCATTTATCCATTTACACAATATCCTAGTGAGTAGGCTGAGCCTAATGATActtctgtgtttttgtctttgtgagaATTCcgtctgctgctgctgctgaaacTCATAAGCCTTCTACAAGTTGGTAGCTGGTTTTTAAGAATTGTTGTGATCAAAACATTAATCGCCCTGCCCCAGCCTAGTGAGGAACTTCTCTGAACTTATCTGGGTGGGTCCACATGGCCCTTGGGGTGCAAATGACACTTTCTAAGCCAAGATTGTGCTTTTCATTTCTATATAAACCAGCAAACTTTATTCTGTGTTATGGGCACAGACTGTACCCCAACTCTTGTATATGCCGTTGGGTATGTATCAAGCCACATGAGAGTGCATGGGCCAGCCAGTCCGAGTCCATTGCCCCTTTTGAAAAAGCACTTAAAACAAAGCACATCCTCTCCTCATAGTGAGTCTTGCGTCTTTGTATGCAGATGCTTgattcaaaaatgaaagggtCGGGGCAGGTAGGCTGTGATGTTCCTATGGAAACAGCTTCGTGGCGAattgggacagctgggtggtgcaatgtatagagcactgggcctggagtcatgaagacctctgttcaaatcctgccctagacacttgatagctgtgtgaccctgggcaagccacatgACCAattgattgcctcagttttcttatctgtaaaatgggagtgataataatagcacctcccagggttgtgaggatcaaatgaaataatttaaaagtgcttagcacagtgcctggcatcatcatcattgtcctcATGTCTAAAGTGGGAGAGGAGCGAAGGGGTGCAGGGCCCCTGGAAGGGGTTGAGTTCCGGTCACCATTTCATCTTCCCTTATCCTGTTCTTTTCTCTAGATAAAGTTGGTGGTGGAATGGAAGCTTTTGGATGACAAGTCAAATATTCTGTTCTGCTGGAAGATCCCAGTAGAAATCATGTAAGCCGATGAGCTACACTCACCAATGTTTGTCTCAGGATGagagggggtgagggtggggagtcGGGTTATTGGGAAAGGTTGAAACCTGAAACAAGCTCAGTGCCATAAGAAGAAGGGGATTTCCAGTGTGCTGCTCTATACATCCAGACCCCACTCTCTGCAAGATCAGGAGTTGTGCAGTTACACCATGTGAGCCCAGAGAGTGCCAGTGTGGACTGTTGTCTGCATTCTCTGCAGCTGGCATGGGGAGGGCCCAAGCCATCCCCCTCAGGGGTGGCTGTTTTGAGATGTCTTGGAAGTTGGCTTTGGGTCATGGGACTCAATTCCAAACTGTGGTGATGCCGGGTGGGATATTAAATCTCTAAGCTTTTCAACCCAAGTGCCTCATTGTGAGTCTAACATTCCTGTCTTAACATTTTGTGTGACCACTCCCTGACCCCGGTTCCTACATCTGTCAGTGCTTGAGTGTCATCTGCTTCCTTCCACCAAAGAACTCAGTTGCCAGGAGCTCTGGATGGATGAATGGCTATTGGTCTTAGTTGGTGGCAGATGTTTCTGCTTTAATTCTGCCTTTTGTGGCTTTTACTGAAcaaatggatgatttttttttgcactaGTTTGTGGTGAATACACAGCAGCACATATCAGCTGAATCTgtctttttttaacctcattaACTTGCAAATTCTTAATGTACCTGGAAATTCCTTTGAATAAAGTCTTTATGAATCTTGCCTCTTCTGTTTAGGATCTCGCCAGTGGCTGCTTTTCAGATAAAACTCCATCTGGAGGCTGTGGTTGCACTGGGGTCATAGAGGAAAGCTTAGAACCtccaggggaaaaataaatagggTGGTGAATGACTTTGAGAATGTGCCCTATAAGGACTAGTTGGGAACAATGGGATTTTTTGATAGAAGACGAAGGAAACATGATAGGTCTCTTTGAATTTTTGAAGGACTGTTTTGTGTAAGAGAGATGAGACCAGGAGTAGGGACCTGTGACCTTGTAGGTCCTTGgattcagccttttgactgaatgcaagtttcacagaacagatcctttaattgtggggatttgttctgtgaagtttgcattcagtcaaagggcctctgttgaggacctagagggccacatgtggccttgaggccccaggttcaaGACTTCACCTGTTTGGCCCTAAAGGGAAAAATCAAGGGCAATGGgtataaatttaaaagaagaaaattcaggaTCATGTCAGAAAGTTTTCTTATTAATTAATAGTCCCAAGAGGTGGCAGGGTTCCCCAATTTatggtggaggaaactgaggcaaatagaagttaagtttCTGGCCCAGGGTAAATAccacaagtaagtgtctgaggctggatttgaactctggtcttcctgactccagggccagagttTTATCCTCTGTGCCACTAGCTTCTCCAAAAGTACTCGAGAAATACTATAGAAGTCATTATCCTTtctttccaaatgaggaaattgagccaaaGCATTTGTCAAGTACCtacttactatctgccaggctctgtgataaatgttggggatacagagaaaggcagaatagtctgccttcaaggagctcacaacataCTGGGGAGACGTCTAACAAActaatgtacaaacaagctgtatacaagATAAGGAGGAAGTAATAGAGGGAAAGCGCTAGAACTGAGGTATtgaaaaaggcttcctgtagaaggtggcagggaagccagaaggcagagacgAAGAGCATCCCAGGTgttggggacagccagagaaaacaccCAGTTAGGCAATAGTGTGCCTTGTTAAAGAAAGGCCAGTGTTACTAGATCAAAGaatattggggagggagggggtgcaGAATAGTGAGGTGTAAGAGGCCTGGCCTGTCTTTTGGAGTTTAACCAGAACAATCCAAATTTGTTATGTTAGTGCCTGAAAAGGAAATTTCATtggccctcttcctttcctatcaGTGATTCCCAGCCTTTGGGTTTGGATGCCCTGTAAGATTCCAGTTAAGACCACCAGGGGACAGCAACGTGTCAAAAGTAGAGTTCCAACAGTCCTGAGGTTTGAAAGCAGAGGAGAGTCTTTACCAGGAGTTCTTTTAGCCACTTAACTCATTAAAGGAAATCTTTTGATGATATTGGTTCTAGTCTGCCTCTCTCCTGTGGCTGTACTGTCACATGTAGATACCATCACATTTTATTCCATTTGAAAACGAAGCCAGAAAACCatcagttccagattctctccagtAACCACACTCAGAGGATCAAGGTTGAGAATGAGCAGTGTTAAGAGTCTTTGGAAGACTGAGACATCAGATCACTCTGAAAGGAAGAATAGTTACAATGACACCATCTTATTGGGAGAAACCCCCAGCATTTTTGATGTGTATGCTTCTATGAAATTCTGGATCTTTGGTTAAGCCACATGAATCTGCCAAATTATTCTGTTCTTTGCCTTCTTCCTGTACAGAAGGCAGTCTGTGTCATTTTAACCCCCTTTGAGGCCCAAGGCTGTCCCTTTGTACTCCTTTGTTGATCTTTTTCTCCACCTCTACCCTCagtagaaagggaggggaaggaaattaaTAATCGcttattaagagtctactatgtgttaagcacttggaatacaggggtggggggggtggagggggaacaTTCCCTTCTTTAAAGAGATTGAAATCTTAtcggggaagacaacacaaaaggaagtttaaaatgggaggtggggtggggactaGGGCTCGGGCCCATGATAAAGTAGTCCAGAGAAATGCAGGCAGATTCGAAATGAAGAGATGACTGCCCAGATGCCCTCCTTTTGGAGGTTCTGGAAGGAGGTCTCCGTATCTACCCTTTTCAGTCAGAGGGAGGGGTTGCTGAGGCAGAGGCTACCGGTGAAGGAAGACTTAATCACTGATTTTGGAAAATAGTTCAAGTGCCTTCAAGAGGCAGGGTGCTAGTACAATAGAAAGACtattggttttggagtcagagaatgtgggttcaaatcctgcctttgatactaactagctgtgtgcaGTGTGTTTTGGATGAGTAATCCAAACCACTTTGggcttccatttccccatctctaaaaggagggggttgggcaAGGTGGCCTCTGAATTACCTTCCTCATGATTCTGTGCTCTTTACTGTTTACTAAGCTTCCTAGGCTATTTACTGTGAGGCAAGCTGCAGTGAGCTAAGGGACTATCTAAGAGTAAGATTTGTCAGAAAGGTCTCCCTCTGGACAGAAAGTTCATTGAAACCCCTCTGAGTCATTGAAGCAGTAAGAAACGAAGATTCTTGGTCtatttggatttaaaaaaaaaggtcagtcTCTTTCTGAGTCAGAGTTGCTCATCCTCTGCTTCTGTACCAAGCCATGAGAGCAAGCTTCTTAGATACagtcatttttctccctcctcccgcACAAATCCTATCCCAAAGAAAGCAGGATCTCCCctgttttcaaagaaaataacctgagccaccccctcccccctccccgaaGTGTCCGAGATTTATATAGGCAGAGAATATGATGGAACATCTCTTCTATCTGCAATATGAA from Trichosurus vulpecula isolate mTriVul1 chromosome 8, mTriVul1.pri, whole genome shotgun sequence harbors:
- the NPC2 gene encoding NPC intracellular cholesterol transporter 2 — protein: MAFCSSASVLLLLTLGVVALAEPVHFLDCGSAVGKVQVVEVIPCSVQPCKLHKGESYSVNVTFISGVWSQNTTASVHGIIFGVEVPFPIPQPDGCKCGINCPIEKGKTYNYLNKFPVKSEYPNIKLVVEWKLLDDKSNILFCWKIPVEIM